The following proteins come from a genomic window of Paenibacillus spongiae:
- a CDS encoding metal ABC transporter substrate-binding protein, with product MRYQRYGIAAIMALVIMTTVLTGCGSGKQSKLVEGKTNVVTSFYPLYFLAQQIGGDQANVINLIPAGVEPHDWSPKSQDLETASNAQLFLYNGAGFEGWTDDFLEGLRKDSKLVTKEGSEGIKLIEADGTDEHEHEDHDGKDAGGHHDPHTWVSPKSMKIMAANVLAGLSSVDPEHQAEYEANYKQLESKLTALDDEYTAKLGAAPKKDIVVSHNAFGYLARDYGLRQVSIMGLSPDAEPKAQDLLKIAKFVKENGVKYIFFEELVSDELARTLAREADAETLVLNPVEGLTPDQEKNGDDYFSLMNANLQNLLQALQ from the coding sequence TATGGAATAGCGGCGATCATGGCACTCGTCATCATGACGACCGTGCTGACCGGCTGCGGTAGCGGCAAACAAAGCAAGCTTGTCGAGGGGAAGACGAATGTCGTGACAAGCTTCTATCCGCTTTATTTTCTGGCCCAGCAAATCGGCGGCGATCAGGCGAATGTCATTAATCTCATACCGGCCGGCGTAGAGCCGCATGATTGGAGTCCGAAGAGCCAGGATTTGGAGACGGCCTCCAATGCTCAGCTCTTTCTATATAACGGGGCGGGGTTCGAAGGATGGACGGATGACTTTCTCGAAGGATTGCGCAAGGACAGCAAGCTGGTGACGAAAGAGGGTAGCGAAGGAATCAAGCTGATCGAAGCCGATGGCACAGATGAGCATGAGCATGAAGACCATGACGGGAAGGATGCCGGGGGGCATCACGATCCGCACACATGGGTAAGCCCCAAATCGATGAAGATTATGGCGGCCAATGTGCTGGCTGGCTTGAGCTCCGTCGACCCCGAACACCAAGCGGAATATGAAGCCAACTACAAACAATTGGAGTCGAAGCTGACTGCGCTGGATGACGAATATACGGCTAAGCTTGGCGCGGCTCCAAAGAAGGATATCGTGGTATCCCATAATGCCTTCGGCTATTTGGCTCGCGATTATGGGCTTCGTCAAGTTTCCATTATGGGACTGTCTCCCGATGCGGAGCCGAAAGCGCAGGATCTGCTTAAGATCGCCAAGTTCGTGAAAGAAAACGGCGTCAAGTATATTTTCTTCGAAGAGCTTGTATCGGATGAGCTGGCCCGTACATTAGCGCGTGAGGCGGATGCGGAGACGCTTGTGCTTAATCCGGTAGAAGGGCTGACG